A region of Lycium barbarum isolate Lr01 chromosome 1, ASM1917538v2, whole genome shotgun sequence DNA encodes the following proteins:
- the LOC132643739 gene encoding uncharacterized protein LOC132643739, with product MSTEKSPLEQTSPAVASSCRKKKSESATFLEDVKDHIDEFIHASMDEHATCFKKTIKKMFGMSKIVAERNAEAKEVESSLPLRTVVSE from the exons ATGTCAACTGAGAAAAGTCCGCTTGAGCAAACATCACCAGCTGTTGCATCGTCATGCCGAAAAAAGAAGTCTGAAAGTGCTACATTTTTGGAGGATGTAAAGGATCATATTGATGAGTTTATACATGCCTCAATGGATGAACACGCAACTTGCTTCAAGAAGACCATCAAGAAG ATGTTTGGGATGTCTAAAATTGTTGCTGAAAGAAATGCTGAAGCAAAAGAGGTTGAGAGCTCACTTCCTCTCCGAACTGTTGTATCCGAATAA